The genomic segment CCCACGGAAAAGCGGGTCCCGTCTTTCAAGATCAGAGACGCTTCCGGAATGAAGGTCATATTCTCATCCTTTCCTCCGGGAGATTTGAGTTCGGTTTGCTCCAATATATCCGGAAGAACCCGAGCCAAACGGATATTCTTGATTTCGGAAGTCTGGTATCCCGAGACCTCCCTGAATCTACGATTGGCATCGACAATCATACGAGTATCCGAATTCACTATGATCATTGCGTCTGTGGCGAATTCGAACATGTATCTGTAGCGTTCTTCCGTGGTCTGTCGCTTGAGATCGCTGATATCCAACCGGGTTTCGAGTAGATAATTATCTTCGGAGAGTCGTTTATTCTTCTCTTCAATATCTCTCATTTCTTGATTTAAATAATCTAATATTCCGTTTACCGTGGATCGGATGAATAGATACGGACTCTTGGGCAATTGAGTATCCAAGGTCACTTCTCTTCTGCCCGAAAAAAGTCCGAGGGCGAGTTCCTTCAGATCCGTTACGAGGCTACGTAGAGGAGCCGCATCCTTAACGTTTCCACTGAGCAGGGAGTTAGGCTTGGAATAGTAAGTTCTATAGCTCTTATCATTGGCTTGGGGAATGGACTGCGGAAACTTCGGAAAAGGATTGTCCGCGACGGAATGAGCCAGATTTTCTAGGATCTTATTTCCACCTTCCTTTCCCGGAAATGTTTTACCGTATATTTCCATGACGAAGCGGACGTCGTCCAGAGAAGGCATGCCCGAAAGAATCCTTCCCAATTCCGAAACGGGACGACGATAGAATCCGTCCAGTTCGCTAGGTCTCCAAGGACAGGGCCCGACCCAATCCGCGACGTAGGAGTCTCCTTCGTAGGCGACATGATTGGCGAGATCCTCCATGGCTTTTTTTAAGGCACGGGAAACCCGATTGGCTTCTTCGGGATATCTGGAAGCGAAACGTCCGGTGAAGACCAACATATTCGTAGGAAGATAAAACGGAGGAATCTCATTCTCGACGGTGAGGCAGTAACCCTTCTCCCCGAAGAATGGGAACTCTTGTAGGGAAGCCGCGACGCCTAGACATTCGGCGCGAATGAATTCATGAGTTAATAATGTAGGACGAGTCGTAAGATACGGGACAGGTTTGCGACGATGGTAATTCTCGGAACGGAAAAATTCCTCGGCCACGAATCGATCCAAGGAATAAGGATGAAGAACCGGAAGAAAACTATGATAGGAATCGCGAATCGATTCAGCTTCCATATAGGAAGCGGAATAAAACCCGTGAACTAAACAGGATAAGATGGTTCCTCGATAAAAAGTCCAGTGAGGAGAGGTCTTCCGAAGCTGTTGATCCACCCAGGCAGTAAAAGGAATCTCTCCCGCTTCCGCTCTTCCTTCCCGAAGATGAGCGAGCACAGCTTCATAACTCTTTAATACGCGGACTCTGACGAGCACGCCCTCTTCCTCGAAATAACCTCTACTGAATGCGAGGAATACCGGGAAAGCGGTGAGCCTAGGTGTTGTGACTATTTCTATTTCGATCACGGCACCCATCGTTCTCGAGATAGGGCCTTTTTTCAAGAAACCCTTTAAATCCGGTCGGAAAAGCTCGAAAAAAGACTTCAGGAGAAGCGAGCTCTTTCCGAGAGACATAATAGAGGAATTAATACTTTCGGTTTAGGAAGGAACTCCTCCGAGGAAAGATGAAGCTATCGGATCTGGACGCATTCCAAAGAATCAGTATGAGAATCGAGGAAATCCAAGGTATTACGGACAGGTTCGAGCCCAGAAATAAGGGAATTTCTGAGGTAGCCAAGAATGAGAATTCTAAGGAACTTCCGAATTTCAAAGATCAGTTGGATGCGAAATTCCAGGAGCTAACCATGGAGGAGAATATTCCGAACTCCCAGGCTCTCTCCGAAATCATACGTAAAGAATCCTCCAAAAACCATTTAGACCCGAATCTAGTAAAATCGGTCATCCGCGCGGAATCCGGCTTTAAACCCTCCGCCGTTTCCTCCAAGGGAGCAATGGGGCTTATGCAATTGATGCCGGGGACGGCCGATCTTTTAGGAGTCGATAATCCTTTCGATCCGGAGGAGAATATCGCAGGAGGAACCAAATTTTTGGGAGACCTGATGAAAAAATTCGGAGATACGAATCTTGCCCTCGCCGCCTATAATGCAGGCCCCGGAGCGGTTCAAAAATATGACGGGATCCCACCGTATAAAGAAACGCAAGATTACGTGAAAAAAGTGAACAGATTCTGGAAAGAGAATAAATGAATATTATAAATCAATAATATTTCTTTAGTTCGCCGAAAAGGCAGGACGTAAGTTCGGAACAACTGGCCATTTTCTCAGGCTGTAAGCAGACCTGCATTTTATCGAAATGCTTTCTACATCCTCTTAAACAGGCGTTTTCTATCTTATATAATTGGTCTTCCGAGGTGGAAGGTAGATCCTTCTTCGTGCATTTCGCAAGGTTATCGCAATAATCTAAACAGATTTCCTTACCTTCCCATTCCATTCCGGAACTTTCCTGAATGGAACCGCGAGAATATTTAAAAGCGATAAATGTACCAACCGCCAGTCCTAGAAGAAAGATAGGCAGATAAGGAAACAATGATTTCCAGGAAATTAACTTCATGGTTGCTCCGGAGCTCCGGAATCGAAATTCCTAATCGGCTCATAAAAATAAATCTGATCTTTACCTTTCGAAGGGCTGAGGAGTTCCTTCCCATTCAGGTTCCTCTTCCAAACAAATTGCGTTTGTATGAGACGGTATTCCTCTTTACGGGTAAAATTCGGATCGAAGACGATCAGATGCCTTCTTCCGTCTATACAATTCCGTTCCGCACCAGGAATGGAATGGGCAATATCGATTCCGGGAAGGGCATTCCGGAAAGTCCATGCTGTCCAGGGGTTCTCGGAGACCACGCAGATTTGCTTTGCGGAAAGAATAGGTCCGTGGTCTGGAACTTCGCTTAGACTCAAGCGAGGGAGAACGGAAAATTGCAAATAAACAAGAAGGAATACCGCGATCCATAAATTCCCTGAATAGATGATGGTAGGAACTCCATCCTCTTTTCGCATCCTGGAGCGGACGAAAAAGACCAGGATTACCAAAAGCAGCAAGAATACCGGTTCCATCCACGATAGTCGATCAAGGAATAGTCCAAAAGCGAACATTCCGATGCAAAGAATGAGAGCGATTGTAAAAGAAAAGATAAAATTCCAGGACAACCAATTGCGAATGCGAATTCCATCCGAAGTATTCTTCTTACCTGAAAAAGAAAGGCCGATAGCCAGGAAGGAAACTGGAATCAATGGGAGAAGATAATAGAAATCCTTTCTATTCGGAGAAATATGCACAATTGCAATCGATACAATGGCCCAGAGGAAGGAACTCCCCATCGTCGATCTGAAATTCCTAGATTTACGAAACAGGCCGGATAAAAAAGCAAAGGCCAGGGCCAAAGAAAATGGAAAACTATAAAGTAGAAATCCTACGGGAATGATCCACTCCGCTTGGTTAGCCGTTGCGGAGGAGAATTTTCCCAGGTTTTCCGTGAAGAAAAATATTCGTAGGAATTCTTTCCCCAAATTCGAAAAGGAAAGTAAAACTAGAATCCAAATTCCCGGAATGATAAGAGAGGAAATATGGAAGAGCAAATGATGCTGGAGTTCCTTCCAGATTCTCCTTCTACCTGTCCAAATACCCGATTTGGAAATCAAGAAAATGCTAAAACAGGAAAAAGAGACTAATAAGGCTCCGCTATATATCTGAAATAATGGCCCTTTAATGAGAATGGCGATTCCGGATAAAAGCCCTCCTAATCCTAACCAAACTTTTCTTCCCGATAATCTGAATTCCAAAATCAAGACGGAGATCGCGGTAATGAAGAATGCCAGCAAAGATTCCATCATCGCTAATCTCGCAAACTTAAAGACACCCAGAGTTAAGGTATAAGCCAGAGCTAATCCGAAGGCGTAAATCGGGGGCGTTTTTGCCCTCCTCAAGCCAAGATAGATTAGGAGAGAGACGCCTAGAAACAATAGAAAAGAAGGGAATCTTTCTCCGAAGAATCCGATTCCGAAAATCGAATCGGAAAGCATGCCCAGCCAAAATAATGCGGGTGGCTTATATAAATTCAAAACGCCTTCAAATTTCGGAAAAAGATAAGAAGAAGACGCAAGGCTTTCCCGAATCGTAGCGATATGCATCGTTTCGTCTCCTTGAGGGAGAAGCGCCTCATCCCCTATTCCGGGGAGAAGGAAGACTGCGTTTAACAAAATCAGTACAAAAACAAATATTCTATCGCCTTCTCTTCGAATTACAAATTGAGAAAAGCGGTTCAAAAAATTGGAAAAAGGTTCCCTTTTTTTTGGAAGAGAATCAGATGAAACGGATCCGAACGAGGTCATAAAATAAGAAAGTATAAGTAATTATTTACTTACTTATTTACCTTTTCCCGTAAACCCCATAATGGGGCAACAGGAAAGAAGTTTCTTAAAAATAAAAATCCGCTTGGCTGATTAGTCGTCGGTCGGGATACATCCAATATAGGCCAAAGGATGAGCAAAACTCCGAAAAAGAAGATCAGGAAACAGAAGACCCAAAAACGGACGACTTCTGGAACCTCCTCTAAAGATCCAAAAAAGAGGGACCGGGCGGCCACCGAACGAGCTCTAATGAAAGCCGGGATCCAGGTCTTTGCCAAAAAGGGATACGACGCCGCTACCACAAAGGATATCGCCAAGTCCGCCGGAGCAAATGAAGCCTTGATCATGAGATATTTCGGAGGGAAAAAAGGACTCTTAGAAGCTATCCTAACTCGAACCGATGACTTGGGCAAGACATCTGAAGAATCTTTGGAGAAGGAAACAAAAGATTATTCCCACCTAGACGAAGCTCTCACACAATCCATTTCCGATAAATGCTCCGATTTTAAACATTACTCAGACTTTATGAAGGTTGCGGTCAGTAGAATCATCTTAGATCCGGATGTTAGTCGGATTATCCAGACTAGAATTTACGCTAAGGCTATCCCGGAAATGATTCAGGAGTTGGAGAAATTTAAAAAGGCGGGGGAAATCGATTCGAAAGCGGATTTAAAATCCGTGGCCTTCGGAATTTCTTCTCTCACATTCGCCCTTGGATTTATGGCTCAGGTCGTTTATAAGATCCCGGAACCGGAGATAAAAGCGACCATTCGAGAAATGGTTCGACTACTTCATAAAGGCCTGAAACCGGAATCTAAGTAAGTTAGATAGCTCGGCAGAAGTCTCCTTCTACCGAGCAAATACTGTCTACTTTCTGCTTCCGATCAGATTTAAAGCGCTTCCGGCCTTAAACCATTCAATCTGCTGAGCATTATAGGTGTGATTTACCTTGAATTCGTCCTTACTTCCGTCCTTATGATTCAGGACTAAAGTCAGAGGAGTTCCTTCTTGGAAACCAGTAAGACCCAGAATATCGATTTTGTCGTCTTCTTGGATCTTATCATAATCCGCCTTATCGGAGAATGTGAGGGCAAGCATACCTTGTTTCTTCAGGTTCGTTTCGTGGATACGAGCGAAAGATTTTACGAGAACCGCTCTCACACCTAGATGTCTAGGCTCCATAGCGGCATGTTCCCGGGAAGATCCTTCTCCGTAGTTTTCATCACCCACGACTATGGACCCGATTCCTTTGGCCTTATAAGCTCGCTGGACCTTAGGCACCTCATCATAAGAAGCGTCCAGCTGATTTTTCACACTATTCGTCTTAGAGTTAAATGCATTGGTGGCTCCGATGAGGAGATTGTTAGAGATATTGTCCAAATGTCCCCGGAACTTCAACCAAGGACCAGCCATAGATATATGGTCTGTAGTACATTTTCCCTTCGCTTTGATCAGAAGGTTCAAACCTTTTAAGTCGGTTCCTTCCCATTTTGCAAATGGAGCAAGTAACTGAAGACGGTTGGAAGTCGGATTCACGACCACCTGGACTCCTGATCCATCGGCAGCCGGAGCCTGATAGCCCGGGTCTTCCACATCGAATCCTTTCTTAGGCAATTCATCTCCGTTCGGAGGATCCAATTTCACCTTCTCTCCCTTATCGTTGATCAGGGTATCGGAGTTCGGATCGAAGGTTAAGTCCCCGGCAATCGCTAAAGCGGTTACTAGTTCTGGAGATCCTACGAAAGCGTATGTATTCGGGTTTCCGTCATTTCGCGACTGGAAGTTTCGGTTGAAAGAATGGACGATCGTATTCTTCTCCTTCTTCTCTGCCCCTACCCTGGACCACATTCCGATACAAGGACCGCAAGCATTCGCGAATACCTTGGCTCCGATCTTTTCAAAAACTTTAATATATCCGTCTCTTTCGATCGTGAATCTTACCAGTTCCGATCCGGGAGTAATCGTAAATTCGGCTTTAGGAGTTAGGGATTTTTCCGCTGCTTGATTGGCCAGAGAGGCCGCGCGAGCGATGTCTTCATAAGAAGAATTTGTGCAGGATCCGATGAGCCCCACTTCTACTTTCGTAGGCCATCCATTCTTCTTAGCCTCTTCCTTCATTTTAGACAAAGGAGTCGCTAAGTCGGGAGTAAAAGGTCCGTTTAAGTGAGGCTCCAACTCCGAAAGGTTGATTTCAATGACTTGGTCGAAAAATTTATCCGGATTTGCATAGACTTCCGGATCCGCATTCAGATGCTCCTTGATTCCATTAGCCAAATCAGCGACATCCGCACGTCCGGTGGATTTCAGATATCTTTCCATCGATTCATCATAACCGAATGTGGAAGTAGTAGCTCCGATCTCCGCACCCATATTGCAGATCGTTCCTTTTCCCGTACAGG from the Leptospira wolffii serovar Khorat str. Khorat-H2 genome contains:
- a CDS encoding aconitate hydratase is translated as MAFDIDMIRARYEKLGSLVKKARETVGRPLTLTEKILYSHLWQGVPTENYDRGKSYVDFAPDRVAMQDATAQMALLQFMSAGRSKVAVPSTVHCDHLITAKEGSSKDLNTASSENKEVYDFLSSVSNKYGIGFWKPGAGIIHQVVLENYAFPGGMMIGTDSHTVNAGGLGMVAIGVGGADACDVMAGLPWELKWPKLIGVKLTGKLNGWTSAKDVILKVAGILTVKGGTGAIVEYFGEGASSLSCTGKGTICNMGAEIGATTSTFGYDESMERYLKSTGRADVADLANGIKEHLNADPEVYANPDKFFDQVIEINLSELEPHLNGPFTPDLATPLSKMKEEAKKNGWPTKVEVGLIGSCTNSSYEDIARAASLANQAAEKSLTPKAEFTITPGSELVRFTIERDGYIKVFEKIGAKVFANACGPCIGMWSRVGAEKKEKNTIVHSFNRNFQSRNDGNPNTYAFVGSPELVTALAIAGDLTFDPNSDTLINDKGEKVKLDPPNGDELPKKGFDVEDPGYQAPAADGSGVQVVVNPTSNRLQLLAPFAKWEGTDLKGLNLLIKAKGKCTTDHISMAGPWLKFRGHLDNISNNLLIGATNAFNSKTNSVKNQLDASYDEVPKVQRAYKAKGIGSIVVGDENYGEGSSREHAAMEPRHLGVRAVLVKSFARIHETNLKKQGMLALTFSDKADYDKIQEDDKIDILGLTGFQEGTPLTLVLNHKDGSKDEFKVNHTYNAQQIEWFKAGSALNLIGSRK
- a CDS encoding ArnT family glycosyltransferase; amino-acid sequence: MHIATIRESLASSSYLFPKFEGVLNLYKPPALFWLGMLSDSIFGIGFFGERFPSFLLFLGVSLLIYLGLRRAKTPPIYAFGLALAYTLTLGVFKFARLAMMESLLAFFITAISVLILEFRLSGRKVWLGLGGLLSGIAILIKGPLFQIYSGALLVSFSCFSIFLISKSGIWTGRRRIWKELQHHLLFHISSLIIPGIWILVLLSFSNLGKEFLRIFFFTENLGKFSSATANQAEWIIPVGFLLYSFPFSLALAFAFLSGLFRKSRNFRSTMGSSFLWAIVSIAIVHISPNRKDFYYLLPLIPVSFLAIGLSFSGKKNTSDGIRIRNWLSWNFIFSFTIALILCIGMFAFGLFLDRLSWMEPVFLLLLVILVFFVRSRMRKEDGVPTIIYSGNLWIAVFLLVYLQFSVLPRLSLSEVPDHGPILSAKQICVVSENPWTAWTFRNALPGIDIAHSIPGAERNCIDGRRHLIVFDPNFTRKEEYRLIQTQFVWKRNLNGKELLSPSKGKDQIYFYEPIRNFDSGAPEQP
- a CDS encoding sensor histidine kinase; its protein translation is MIEIEIVTTPRLTAFPVFLAFSRGYFEEEGVLVRVRVLKSYEAVLAHLREGRAEAGEIPFTAWVDQQLRKTSPHWTFYRGTILSCLVHGFYSASYMEAESIRDSYHSFLPVLHPYSLDRFVAEEFFRSENYHRRKPVPYLTTRPTLLTHEFIRAECLGVAASLQEFPFFGEKGYCLTVENEIPPFYLPTNMLVFTGRFASRYPEEANRVSRALKKAMEDLANHVAYEGDSYVADWVGPCPWRPSELDGFYRRPVSELGRILSGMPSLDDVRFVMEIYGKTFPGKEGGNKILENLAHSVADNPFPKFPQSIPQANDKSYRTYYSKPNSLLSGNVKDAAPLRSLVTDLKELALGLFSGRREVTLDTQLPKSPYLFIRSTVNGILDYLNQEMRDIEEKNKRLSEDNYLLETRLDISDLKRQTTEERYRYMFEFATDAMIIVNSDTRMIVDANRRFREVSGYQTSEIKNIRLARVLPDILEQTELKSPGGKDENMTFIPEASLILKDGTRFSVGLSVTGFSAETKRFYQIQVSDNALILESEKIKHEFISNISHELRSPMTNIQGYFDLLLADPILTLNNEQKEMADVIRKNVRRLNFLIDNLLQLEKKDSQNSEEMEEIFDPVTVVEEVLYINSPPAAEKGLSVVMDLSTGLKLKGVRFEFSQIVTNFFVNAVKYTEKGTVEVSVKKIPGKKVEIRFTDSGIGIDPKYKELIFERFFRVPDQRNRTVGGTGLGLSISRALINKMGGDVVLEPNQKGGSIFRVILPLYSE
- a CDS encoding lytic transglycosylase domain-containing protein; translated protein: MKLSDLDAFQRISMRIEEIQGITDRFEPRNKGISEVAKNENSKELPNFKDQLDAKFQELTMEENIPNSQALSEIIRKESSKNHLDPNLVKSVIRAESGFKPSAVSSKGAMGLMQLMPGTADLLGVDNPFDPEENIAGGTKFLGDLMKKFGDTNLALAAYNAGPGAVQKYDGIPPYKETQDYVKKVNRFWKENK
- a CDS encoding Cys-rich protein, which encodes MKLISWKSLFPYLPIFLLGLAVGTFIAFKYSRGSIQESSGMEWEGKEICLDYCDNLAKCTKKDLPSTSEDQLYKIENACLRGCRKHFDKMQVCLQPEKMASCSELTSCLFGELKKYY
- a CDS encoding TetR/AcrR family transcriptional regulator; this translates as MSKTPKKKIRKQKTQKRTTSGTSSKDPKKRDRAATERALMKAGIQVFAKKGYDAATTKDIAKSAGANEALIMRYFGGKKGLLEAILTRTDDLGKTSEESLEKETKDYSHLDEALTQSISDKCSDFKHYSDFMKVAVSRIILDPDVSRIIQTRIYAKAIPEMIQELEKFKKAGEIDSKADLKSVAFGISSLTFALGFMAQVVYKIPEPEIKATIREMVRLLHKGLKPESK